The genomic segment CAGGAAGCGCGCGTTGCAGGCGAAGTCCCGCCCTGCCCTGTTGTGACGCCGCTTTATCACCGCGCTCCGTCTTGCCACCGGCCGCATTCGCCATGGCATGGCCTTCATCGAAGACGATAACACCATCGAAGTCGGCGCCGAGCCACTGGACGATTTGTTGCACGCGCGAGCGCTTGCCCTCACGCTCGTCAGTGCGCAGCGTGGCAAAGGTGGTGAAGAGGATGCCTTCGTCCAGCTTGACCGGCTTGCCCTGCCGGAAACGCGACAGGGGTGTCACAAGCAGCTTTTCTTGGCCCAGCGCGCTCCAGTCGCGCTGGGCATCCTCGATCAGCTTATCCGATTTTGAAATCCAGACATGGCGTCTGCGGCCTTTTAGCCAGTTGTCCAAAATGATGCCGGCGGCCTGGCGACCCTTGCCGGCGCCTGTTCCGTCGCCGAGAAACCAGCCGCGACGGAAGCGGACAGCATGTTCTGCATCCGATGCGACGGCCTTGAGATTGTCGAAGGAGGCATCGAGGCTCCAATGGCCGGCGAGATAGCCGGAATGGGCTTCGCCAGCATAGATGACGCTCTCGAGCTGGGCATTGGAGAGATCGCCGCCGGTGACGACGCGCTCCGGCAGGTGTGGACGATAACTCGGCTTTGGTGGCGCGACGGATGCCATCGCCACGGATTCGACCAACCTATCGGGATGCGGTTTTGCATTGGGGATGTGGATCGATTGCAGCCGGTAGGCCTCGTAGATGCCATCAGCGGCATTGGTCTCATCTTTGGGCTGAGCGTTTCGCAGCTCATAGGAAAGTTCGATGATTTCGCCATCGACAGGTATCGGACGGACCGTTGCTGCAGGCCCCGCCTGTCCTCCGACCGCGGGGCGATGCGACGTGGCGCTTGCTGCTGGACGCATTGTGTCCGCGCCCAGGATACCGCTGCGGAGTGCACCACTAGAGTTCGGCGTCGTCACGGACAAGCGCGTTGGAATGCCGCCGATCCAGGTCAGCAGTGTTTCCAGATCGTGCGCAGTGCCGCTCGACGTCATCAGCTTCGAAGGATCACGCGCCGGGATCTTGTCGATGACGATCAGGCGCGTTTCCGTCGTTGTGCCATGGCGGGCGTAGATGCTTCCGCCGATCGCCGCGGTGAACAGCACCGAGCCCTGCCCCTGAAGACGAACGAAAGCGTCGCGCCATGCCGAACTCTCCGGAGAAAGGCTGGCCCCAGTGATCGCGACCAACCGCCCGCCGGGGGCAAGGCGAGCGAATGCGGATGTGAGATGCCGCCAGGCAGCTTCGGTGACGCGACCTTCGACATGAACACCGGCGGAAAATGGCGGGTTCATCAGCACCACGGTCGGCTGAATGCGACGGTCGAGGTAATCGTCGATATGCGCGCCGTCGTGTTGCGATACCGGAACGCGGGGGAAAAGCTGCGCCAGCAGCGAGCACCGGACAGCCGCATATTCGTTGAGTGCCAGACGAGCATGTGCGAGTTTTGCAAAGATCGCCAGCAGGCCGGTTCCAGCCGACGGTTCGAGCACCACGTCAGCGGACGTGATGCCGGCAGCACGAGATGCGACGAAGGCAAGCGGGATCGGAGTCGAGAACTGCTGCAGGGCCTGGCTCTCTTCGGATCGGCGGCTGTGGGTCGGTAGAAGACGGACCGCCTTCGTCAGCATCGCGAGCGTCGATTGGGGCGAATGGTGGCAGGACACGATTGCGTGGAATTTGCGCAGGAAGAGAACCTGGGCGATCTCGGTCGCCTCATAGGCCTGCTTCCAGAGCCAGAGGCCCTCAGCGTCGCTGCCGCCGTAGACTTCGGTCATGATCTGCCGCAGGTTACCTGTAGCGAGGACTCTACCTTGCTCCAGCAGTGACGTGATTCGACCGGCAGCAACTATGAGTGCTTCAGCGCCGGCTTTGATATCAGGACGTGGAGAGGTGGAAACAGTTTGATGATGCGCGATAATATTCATCGAAGGATGCTCCAGGAGTGAGGAAAGAACAGCGGTCCCCAGCGTCCTGCCGAAGGTTCGCAGGAGCGATAATGGGGCAGCCACGGAAGGGTCGGGGATCGCCAGCTTGAACTGCCGGCGATCGTCAGCGTCATGTCATCGGGCTTGCGATGGCGCCAATCGGATCGTCAGGATCGGGTGGCAGGTAGGCGTCGTAGGGATTGCCGTCGCTGAGATGGCCAAATGGCGTGAAGACGAATTCACCGTCACTACGACCTACGGCGCAGAGTACGTAACGCGGCTCGCGTGTTGCGGCATCCAGGCATTCCATGAGGGCAAGATTGCCATCGGACGCGGCGCGCAGCAGCGTGTTGAAGTTCGTGCGGGCATAATCGGGTATAGCCATTGCAGTGCTCCATAAACAAAAATGCCCGGTACGGCGGCCGGGCTGATGGTGATTTCGAGTGTTGAGGTTCTATGGATCTCCTCGAAGCCGGATCAGGAGGCGCTCCCCAGCAGCTTTTTCGCTTTGCCTTCGAGTTCGAGCCGCGTGTCCTGATTGGTCTTGGTGCGCGCCAGCGCGGTGATGCCCTGCACGAAATCGAAGATCGATTCCGGCGGCCTTCCCTCCTCCGACAGCACCATCTCGATCACCTTGCCGGTCTCGCCTTTCGAAAAGCCGCGTCGGCGCAGGAAGGTTTCACGGTCGTCGTCCTTACGCGCGACGATCCGCTCGCGCGCCGCCTTGATGCCGGCGATGAAGGGCGCGGGCGACGAGTTGGCAAAGCTGGTCAGCGCGGGTGCTGCCTCATGCGCAAACCGCTGGGCCGCGAATTTAGAGTGACGAATGGTGATCTCCTCGAAGTTCTCCGTACCCCAGAGGTTCCTGTTCGCGCAGACCGCTCGGAGGTAGAACGAAGCGATGCCCAGTGTCTTCGATCCAACCTCCGAATTCCAGGCATAGAAGCCGCGGAAGTAGAGATCGGGCTCCCCGTTTGGCAGGCGTCCGGCTTCGATTGGATGGGTGTCGTCCACCAGGAAAAGGAAGACGTCGCGGTCGCTGGCATAAAGCGTCGTCGTGTCCTTGGTGATGTCGACGAAGGGATTGTGGGTCATCGTCGACCAATCGAGTACGCCCGGCACCTTCCACATCGTGTCGCCAGTACCGTTGCCGGCAATCTTCATCACAGCCGCAACCAGTTCGTGGTCCCAGATGCGGCCATATTCCGGCCCGGTAACGGCTCGCAATTCCATCCGTCCGTCTTCCATCTCGAGCGTCTTCACCAGTTCGGCACGGTGGTTGAGCAATCCATGTTGAAGATTGATGGCCGCGAGCGGCGCCGGCAGCTGGCGCATATAGGTGGCCGGCGCGCCGACCAGGCTGCAGAGTTGACCGTAGCTCCAGTGGGTGGGCGCGATCGGCTGGCGCTGGCCGGGAACAAGGAGCTCAAGCCGCTCGGCATTGTCGCGTGTCGCCTCCACCCGGATTGCCGCGCTCTCGATCGTTCGCGCATGTGCGCGATCGGCTCGGGACCGGACGGTATCGTAGAGTTCCGTCAGCGACAGGAACCGCTCGTCGTCAGGGCGCGAAAACCACTCCGACGAAACGCGGCCGATCCGTTCGCCACGGGAAATATCGACCTTGAAGCGGGACGATGTGCGCTGGGTGTTGGTGCTGAGGGTGTTCATTGGACTATCTCCTGAAAAGCAAGAACCCGGC from the Rhizobium acidisoli genome contains:
- a CDS encoding DUF6117 family protein produces the protein MAIPDYARTNFNTLLRAASDGNLALMECLDAATREPRYVLCAVGRSDGEFVFTPFGHLSDGNPYDAYLPPDPDDPIGAIASPMT